In Pongo abelii isolate AG06213 chromosome 5, NHGRI_mPonAbe1-v2.0_pri, whole genome shotgun sequence, the DNA window AACCCTAGGTGCCTCCAGTTcgagggaggagagaggacacCCCCTCCATCCCAGACATGGGAAAGCAGGTAAACACCTCGGCGTGCTCcggagggcaggggtggggcagcAGGAGAGTCCTGGGGCTCCGGCTCGCGGCAGTTTAAAATTCCTTCCAGGCCAGAGCCCTAATCCCTCGGTGCACAATGGCCGCCTTCTCCCCCGCCGCCCGCGCCCACGCCCTCCCCCGCGGGGCCGTGGCAGTGCCACCAAGGGCCTCTTTAAGCCCCTTTGAAGCCGCGGAGCCCCGCGCCGCGGGAGGCCCCGCCGCTATGCCAGCTATGCCAGCTATGTCCCTGCTGCCGCCGGCCGCCACCGCTCCCCCATTAATGCTGGCTAATCTGGCTAATAAATAAactcccctcccagccccagccccgcgCCGACTCCTCCCCGCCCCCGCAGAATCGATGTCAGGGCTCGACTAGAGCAAGCGGccacactccaccccactccctcgAGATGTAGCTGACTTTTTTTCTTATGGCTGCCCTAGGTCTGTAGCCCGTCTGTGATTCTCGGGGAGACGTGGGATTTGGGAGGTCTCCGCCTAGCCACTGCGATGGCCTTCCTCTTTTCAAGTCCACCTGCGCACCAGGGGCAGGACACGTGGCTGGGTGCAGACGCGGGCCTGGATGTCGCGGAGGACTCGCGGGCGGGCAGAgcgcgcggcggcggcgggaggagACGCAGGTCACGCCCCCTTCCCACCGCCTCCCGCCGCCTACGGTGCGCGCGCGCCGAGGAGCCCGGGACAGGTGACTCCTAGAGGACTGCGTCTGCGCCTCCCCCGGCGGGAGTCCCTTCTTCGCGGCCTCTGCCGCCCCCTGCGTCCCCTCCTGGGCTTCCGAGAGTCTGACTCAGCCAAGCCGGCATCGCTTCGCCTCCTACAACTCACCCCCAGAGCAAGAAGAAATTACAGGATTGCAGGGGCACGGCTAATGCGCTCTAATTACCCACCGCCGCTGTCATCCGCGGCGCTCCGCGGCGCTGGGCCAACGCGCCGTAATTAAGACGCGGCTCTCCGGTCCCGGAACCCTGCCTTCGCCACCCCCCACCCACCTCGCGGTCCCCAGGACCACTGGCTGCCGACTCCTGCCGCCCTCCGGGACTGCCCCTCAGTCCCAGGAGAGCTATGAGGCCTCACTGTGGGCAGAACTTGGGGAGACCGAAGCCGGCCCTTCCACTTCCCTAAACCTACAGTCCTCGAAGGTCTCTGCTGGAAGAGActgggagagtggggaggggccagggaccTATTTCGTTGACAGAAACACTGAGGTCTATTGGAAAGTTAGCCTTCAGTGGGAGGAGTGGCAAAGGCATGCAGGGCAGCAGTACCCCCGTTTGGCACTTGAGGCacggagaagggaagggaagtctGCCCAGCCAGAACTCCCAGACCTGCTCGTTTAACAGTGGCTTTATGAGCAGCATGACGGACTCCCTCCCCTGGCGGGGAAATTACCTTCCTGCGAAGAAAGGTGACATCCTTGCCACAGACACGGAGGCCCCGCCTGCTGACCAGCTGTGGCCTGCTGGTCATAGGGGAGCTGGTGAGGAGTGAGGTGGCTCTGGCCTCCCATGTCGGGTAGGGTGAGAGAGGCCCTGAAGATAGAAGCCAGGCCCGAAGGCCAGAATTAAAGGGGTAGCTTGGCCATCAGCTCCTTCCGCCAAACCAGGCTCAGAGCTCTCCTCTATCAGGAATTCTTTCCTGAGGTCCAGGGTGTTGCAAACTCATGGCCTTGGGCCACGTTTTACCTTCAGTGAGGTTTTGTTTGGCTTGCAATGAGTACATGGGTTTTAGGTTGAATGTGAGAGTCTGCAGACAATGTGGGTTCTCCGACTGCCCTCCCAGTGAAGGTGGACCTCTGATTTAGACCAGCCCGCTGGGCCCGTGCCTTCATCCTTTTCCTCAGCGGCAGGATCTTAGTCCCCATGATTGCTGCCCCTTTGTGGTCTGCACGTTTCTTGGTAAGGGTGCCCAGTCAAGTGTCTCTGGGAGCCCCCTCTTCTCTGTCATCGTCAGGCTCCCCACTTGCAGTGGCTATGGTGGCTGCACATGCTCCCGGATACCCTTCCAGCACTCCCTTTTGTCATCTTGAGTTTCAGTCCGTGACTTGGGTGGCACCCTATCTTCTCCACCAGGGATGGCAGCTATTTTTCTGCCGTGAGACTAGAGGTTGCTTGAGAACAGGAAATTGGATCTCTCCCTTCAGACTGGGATTTCACTAAGGGCTGTAGAAGGGGGTAATATGGGAGGATTATCTTCTATCACAGGGAGCGCTCTGAGGGCACGCTGTGTCTCCGATTCACACTGATGGTTCCCTGAGGATGGGGCTGTTTCTCCCCTCAGACTGGGGCTCCCTGAGTCAGGGCTGTGTCTCCCCTCAGACTGGGGCTCCCTGAGTCAGGGCTGTGTCTCCTCTCAGACTGGGACTCCCTGAGGACGGGGCTGTGTCTGCCTCAGACTGGGACTCCCTGAGGATGGGGCCGTGTCTCCCTCAAAGTGGGGCTCCCTCAGGACAGCGTTGTGTCTCCCCTCAGACTGGGGTTCCCTGAGGACGGGGCTGTGTCTCCCCTCagactggggctccctgaggaTGGGGCTGTGTCTCCCCTCAGACTGgagcttcctgagggcagggctGTCTCCCCCCTTCAGACTGGGGCCTCCCCCAAAGGACAGGGACTGTGTCTCCCCTGGGACTAGGTTCTTTGTGTCTTCTGCATCAGACAGATTCCCATGAGGACAGGGCTGTCTCCCCCTCCATCTGGAGCTCCCTGAAGGCAATGGCCTCTCCTGTCAAATGGGACATttgcaccccaccccaccctctggCTCCCCATGGCGCCCAGGCATTCCTCCCAGGACACCATTTGTCACGCTTTGATGAATGAAACTTACTAAGAATAACTCAGTCCTTGTAGACTCTAAaggacagggggagggagagggaggaggctggTGATTGTGGGGGTGCTGGGGGAGGAAGGACACAATCCATTTATTCAATAGCATTTCCTGGGTCCCCAGCTGGGCACTGGGGGAGACACAGTGAGTGCCACAGAGCCCCCTACTGTGCCATTTCTGCCACTGACAGCCAGGGATGTCCACAGGACCCCTGAGACAGAAAGTTCAGGTCCCTGCTTCAGAGCCTCCCCACCCCAGCAGTCATTACCTCAGGGCCAGCCAGCCCCCTCAATGCCAGTCATGagctccctctgcccctcccttcAGTGGAGGGGAGACTTTGAAATCAGGTGCTTGGGGTGGGGGCACTGCTCCCAGTGGGGGTGTGAGGAACCTGGAGGATGAATCCCTGTCCCCCGCCCTCCCCCTACTCTATTCttccttaccctgcccctttcCACTCCAAAACCCCAAGCCTCTGGTTCATATTCGAGTGACTTTTCCAATGCAACTGTTCTCAGGGGGCCCTTGGGAACCGGGAGGCTGTGACCTTAACCCACTTCTTTGGACAGTGCCTTCCTGGCACTCCGCCTCCACCTGCCACCTCCTGAGAGGAACATTTCGGCTGGTCTTGGCAAAAACATCAGTCTATGATCCAGGCAGCCTGGTATAgtaccagctctgccactgacaccACTGTGACCTTGGGAAGCCGTTTACACATAtgggtctcagtttctccatatgTAAAATGACTTTTGTTTAGCTTTCCTGATTTTCAAACCTTTTTTTCGAACAGTGAATCCTCTTGTTTAAATTGTAAATCATGTGGCACCTCTGTTCTCTGTGGGAACATAGGAAAAGGTTGGGGGTTCTTTGGTCAAAACAGGGGTGGGCTTCATGCCCCAGCGGTTAGTCCATGACACACGAATGCACACATACGTGTGCACACAGATCAGCTCCCGGGCACTGCAGAGTCCACTTCACAAACGTATGAACTCTGAAATCCTTTCCTGCTCAAACATTCTGGGACCCTGACAGGACTGGGAGCTCTAGAACCAGGGGTGCCGACAGCTCTAAGGAGGAGGCTGTGATTTCAGACCCCTGGGCCTGGAGCTGGGGCTTGAGCCAGCAGGAGTTCCTTTCCACACTTGGGTCCAAAGTCACTGCCTGGGCAAACCCTCACTGctctctgccctccccacccaTCCAAGCCAGAGGTCAGATAGGCTTGTCTGATGCCGAGCCCCCTTAGAGGGGTGGCGGGGGCCAAGTGGAGACACAGTGTCCTTCCTTAGTTGGGAGGGGGCAGCAGGTTGGGTGGCAGGCTCTGGGAGTTCTTCTCTGGAATCCCTCTCACATGCCTCGGAGGAGGGTCAGAGTGGCAGAGTGGGAGGGCCAGCAGGGCCCTGCAGTGGCTGAGGGCAGGGGGCTGATCCCAGGAAGCCCAAGGCGGGCAGCATAGGTAGGGGAGACTCAGGGAGCTGCACCACTCCATCCACAAGTGTGAGAATTTGATACCAACAGGGAACGCAGGTAGGACAGGGCCCATCAGACACTGATGACAGGAGGGCAAGAGTGAAGAGAGGAGCAGGTACAGCCCAGGGAAGAAAAAAGTCACCAATAAGAGGTAGGCCTAGGCCTGGGCTCCCAGCTTGGGGCAGCAGAGCAGATCCCTTCAAGGGAGAAACCACAGATATGCCCCAGCCTCTCCTTGATGCTGTGAGTCAGGGGTGCTTAGAAGGGCTCGTGTTCAGTTCCAAATGCCCAGGGTCACCACGAAGGAGGTGCTGCCCCCTCCCCTGCACCCCAAGCAACCTGCATCTGCATGCCCTGGAGAGGCCATTGCTCTGGATTTCCCTCAGGGAACACGGCCGGGGAGCTGCTGTGAGAGTTTTCCCTGAGTCCCCACCTCCCTGAGATGTACAATGAGGGAAAGGAAGAGGTATCTCACTGACTTCTGTCCTTCCATCTCAAACAAagacacactctctctctctctctcgctctctctttttctggCATTTGTCCCCAGGGAATGCCTAGAGACTTCACAGCCTTGGCTCTGGAAACCCCTAGATAGCCGCTGTGTTGCCAGGCACGGCTCTGGGCACCGAGGCTACAGCAATGAAAAAACAGCCAAGTTCTCTGCCTTCATGGCGCTCACATTCTAGGCAGGGAAAGACAGATGATCAACAAGTGAAAAAATCATAAAGCTCAGGTCATGGTGTGGCAAGTATTAGAGTGGAGAgcgatggggtggggtgggggcgctGTTTTATATGGGGTAGTCCAAAAATATCTTTGTGAGGTGGTCACATTTGAGTGGAAACCTGGACGGCAAGAAGCTAGTCGTGCTTTGGGGTCAAAAGGACTCcagaatttcagttttttaaacagaaaacatgTGTTTACCCATAAACATTAAAGGGCAGGGAAATTAGAACTATGCTTCTGGAGCACCTATTATATGTCTAGCACCATGATGGAAAATTCATAGACATCATTTCCCATCGCCCTCTTCAGAACCCTGTGTGTCACAcagcattgttttcattttacagatatcaAATGAGAAATCCATAGAGATTATTTCACGCATTTAATAAGATTTATTGAGTATTCGCCTCTGAAAACGCTGTAATAAATCCCATATGGACCCTGCCCTCCTAGAGCCTACAGTCTGTGAGAGCGAGGAGAagggtcagggagggcttcctggaggagcccATGTCTAAACTGAGCCCGAAAGGATGAGGAGGGGGTGACAATTGAAGTGAGTTGGCAGGGTCAGAATTTCAGGCAGAAGGAGCAGCCTGCACAAAGGCCTGGAGCCTGGAGCACGGTTCCCTGCAGTTCCAGCAGGGAAGAGAGAGTTGTTCAGGATGGTCCAGCCTGGAGTGGGAGTGGGACAAGCTAAGGCTGGGGGGctggctggggctgggcaggAGTGGCAGGGTAGGTCCAGACTTCCTTCATGGGAGACCATGCTACGAAAGGGTTATAAACAGAGAAGTAGTAGGGCCAGGTGTCTCTTTAAAAGGCTTCctgtggggggctgaggcaaggactgggctgggggctgggagagggggtGTGGCACCAGCAGCAGTGAGACTGGTGGGCAGAAGTAAAGGACTGAGGAGGGGGTCTTGGCCAGGTTcctgaggaggctggggtggtGAGTAGGACCCCGCAGGCAGGGCAGATGGGCCACTTGGTGTGACTGTTAGGCAGGGCAGGTGAGTGGAGTCCTAGCCAGAGCTCTGATGACCTGGCTACCTCCAAGTGACAGGGTTACCAATGGCAAAAGGTGGATGCCAGCCAACAGCAAGGCCTATCAGGCAATTCCTACAGGCTGACACACTGTACCCACATGTACACACAGGTGTGtgcacaccacacagacacacaaatacacatgcatCTGGCCCCACTCCCCCATCTGTATTGATAATGGGCTGGGAAGGAGCACGGGAGCCGGGGCAGAGATGGCAGAACAGCAGCACCTGGCTTAGCTCAGGCCTCAGGCCCTGTGCACCTCTTTCTGGAGCCCCAGGGCAGATGCCACTCCATAGCTCAGGCCTGTAAGTCCCCCAACTCCTCATATTCCCTGAGAACCTGCTTGTAGGTACCTAATCTAGGATAAGCAGACACCCTCCTGGTCACATTAACAGGGAATGCATCCCTGGGCTTCACAGCCAGCAGCAGAATCCAGACTCGGAACAGACCCTGATGGGTGGAGGGAATAGGCCATACCAGAGAGATGAGCATTCACAGGGCCAGTGCAAGGACTCGAACTCAAGGTCAGACATTCAACAGCTCAAACACAGTCTGGGGGAGGCGACACGTAAGAACAATTTGTGTGAGCATTTCTGGGAGGAGGCTTGCCCCTCAGGGAGCAATGAGCGTGCAGACTTGGGCTGCACTAATGGGAGGGCTGAGTCCAACCAGAGAGGGGCTGCACCCTGGGCACCAAGCTGGCCAGGCCCTCCTGGAGCAGTGGGTCCAGACGTGGGGACCTCCTCAAGGGGACAGTGACAAAAACAGTGACAGGGTGGGGAGGAGTCCAGAAACCCCATCATATGAGGAAGTGCCACAGGGGTGTTTCACCCCAAGAAAGAAAGCCCTTTCAGTGATTGGTATCCCACTTTTACATGCTCTACCTGATGCCTCGCCCTGGTCTTGGGGTTGCACTTAATAGAGGCAGCTTTGCAGCTACCCATTTGGTTGATCTGTGGTGCCTCCCTAACTAGGCTGTAAGCTGTGTGAGGTCAGAGGCTGTATATGCTTTTTACCATTGTTTTCCTGGTGCCTGTCCCATACTGGAAGCTCAATAACTGTCTATAcatggaaagaagaaggaaggagggaaggaagaaaaaagaaggaaggaagggaggaagggaggaagggaagagggaggaagggaggtaggaaggagggaaggagggagggagaaagggcgggaggaagagagaagggaaggaaggaggaaagcagggagataggaagggagggagggcggaggggaggggaagggaaagggaaggggggaagaaaggaagaaagagagttgAGCATGCCTTGAATGCTCTAAAGGCTGCCATGCCAAGGAGGGTTAAACTGGTTCTCCAGGAGCAGAAGAAATGCCAGCAGAAGGTGAACTTAGGGAGTCAGTTTTTAAATCACCGACAGTTAGAAATCTTAAAAGTCAGATGGTCACAATGTCGATTGGATGGTCCCAAAAGACTACGAGCTTCTCAGGAATGAGTTTAAGCAGAAGCGAAAGTAGCGCTTCGCAGAGGTGCTGTTGCTTCAATGAAGGAACCAACAAACGGTGagtgaattaattaatgaatgaaaCTTCACCACTGAATACTACAGAGAATTTCACATGCTGGACAGAAGACTGGAGACCTCTGACGTTTGTCTCAGAAGTGAGTCTGTGAGACTGGCACTATGCCAGACCCCAGGTAGGCAACGAGCCATGGGTcctgtcctcaaagagctcaGTGAGAGACGCACGCAGCACACGCACAGAGGCAGAAAAGCACACTTTGAATCTCTCTAGCAACCCCAAACAGGTCATGCTGGAAGACATTCATAGCAGGGCAAGGAGAAATGTCTTGAGAGAAGCTCAGCCCTGACTCCCCTCCCCATATCTTCTCAGCTTTCTCAAGGAGGTAACTTTCTAGAACCCCCTTTGGGCCACTTTCCCAGGGGTGACCCTTTGGCACACATCTGTCCTGAGGTCATGGCCTGTCTGGCAGCCTCTTCCTCAGGGTTAGGAGTGGGGTTGGCACCTGGCCATCCTGCAGAGGCCAGGGGTAGGTGCTTCAACAGCCCCAGCTCTGGGACGTGTGCAGGTGCCCTAGTTCCAAGCCCCCACTGGCAGGTTCAGAAGCCTGAGACATATGGGCAGGCCCTGACCCCTTGCCTGCAAGCTTCCTGAGAGCAGGGATCATCTCTtacctgcctcggtctctcagTGCTGGCACAGCATGGGTACTCAGTGTATGTGAGGTGAGTGGCAGAGTGCCAGGGCTGGCAGAGCTACCATGAAAAGGGGTGCTGTGCTCAGGGAGATGGAGATGGGGTGCCTTCCTAGTAGGGTGCAGTAGCACTAGACAGGGACTAGGAAGAGCATGCAAGTCCCCTGGGCGCCCTAAGCCCAGCACCGGGTCAGACTTGTCTTCTGTCCATGTTCAGGGTCTGCCCTGTCTCCAGCAGCCCCACTGTGGCTGGTGACCTGTCAGTGACTCACAGCCAGCTGTGGGCACAGAGTGGAGAAAGTGGCCTCCAGCTGAGCTCATGCACTCGCAATTAGCCCTCTACACCTCCTCACGACGGAGAACCTCCCAGCTTCCACGCACGCACGTCCCAGGCTGCCCTTTCCCAACCGCAGCGTGGCTCTTGTGCTTATTTTAGCCTGATGAAGCCTCTTGAAATGTCAGAGCTGCAACCAACCAAGGTAGGGATCATCAAGTTCAGTCCTTTCATTCAACCAGGGAGAAAATGGGGATTCAGAGAGGGAGTAAGAGATGCGcttcaggtcacacagctaattggTTGTGCAGCCAGAAATGAACTGCAGGCTTCGGGAGCCCAGATCCAGCTGTCCTTAACTCCAGGGGGCAATGTGCTTCAGGTAGCCCCTCACCAGACTTCTGGAGCCACTGGAGCCAACACACATGTGTTTGAATCCTTCCTGGACACTTGTCAGCTGTAAGACTATGGGCAAGTTACTCAGCATCTCCAGGCTTCTGTTTctccacctgtaaaatgaggctaaCAGTGGCATGTCCCTCCCAGGTTGGTGTGAGGAATGAATGAGTTCATATATCTGAACTGCTAAAAGCAGTGCCAAGCACATAGCACATATTCAAAACACATTAGCTGACATTGTGTAGTCACCAAGACTTGGTCCCTGGTGTGGAaagtttaaaaattcagttttatgTGTTTGTCCATGGGTGAGCAGATTCTGGGAGACCAGCCATATAACCAGACTTCTGGAAAACTGATGTGGTGCTACTGTGGGGACAGGTGTTGCTGTCAGAAAGATCCACAGTAGACACAGAAACTGCCTTCCACTTTGGCAGTCACCATCTGAGACCAACAGATTGCAGACATCAAGGCAAAGGCAGTTTGGAGATTCTCAGGGCTATTCAAGCTCGGTGAGCCTGAAGAAATGCCCTTCTGAACGCAAGAACTGGGCCTCTGTTTGTTAATCTGAAAAATATGGGAAATCATAGCCTCGGGCTCACTGGGTGGTTGCAGGCATTAGATCAGGTGGGACAGTACCTGAAATAATCCTTTCtagccttcctcctccctctttctttgtCACGACCCCCATCATCTGCTTGAGGCCAGTTGTCTCCATTCAGAGCTGCCTCCCCACTGGGCCCAGTTGGATAAACACTGACAAATTCTTCCCCTTCCAAGTTCCCCTTTTCCCAGTCACCAAATCTCTGATACCTCACACCAGATGAGTTATGGTCCCAGAACATGTACAAGATTGGGGTGTTCTCATTCCAACCCTGGAGATCCTTGTTGAATGGATGACTCAGTGAATCAACAACTGCAACGATTCCCAGAACTTCCTGAAAACTCACTCTGAGCTCTTAACATTGGGCAACACTCTGGTTTCCCCCAGAGCCCCACCACAAACCACCTCTGAGGAGAGGCGGCTCTGCAGTTGCCTCATCGCTCTTTGCTGCCCTTCATCATGCTCATTTACACGAGAACTTTCTCTGCCCTTACTTCTCCACCACCCAGTCTGGACAACCAGGTGTGTTTGCATTCTCCCCAGCAGGAGGGCAACACAACCGTTCTGCTGTCCGTAACCACTGCTGGCATGCCTAGTGGTCAGTCTTGAGCCCTCTCCATCTGCCCAAGTCACAActgtcccccacccaccccacccaaccTCCTATGATTGCCTGCATAGGACAACTGACTCTTCTTGCTTGCTATTCCAGCTCCACTAACAGCCCATGACCCCCTCCTAGCCCCAGCCAGCCCCACCTGTAGAGTCCTGCTATGGGTGAGCCATTCCTCACCAGGGGCATCAGCTACTCACTGGATTCTGTTCTTCAGGACAGACTGGAGCTCCCCAGACAAGAAGGCCTgacaggctgggagcggtggctcactcctgtaatcccagcattttggaggccaaggcaggtggatcacctgaggtcaggagttcaagaccagcctgtccaacatggcaaaaccccatctctactaaaaaaatacaaaaattagccaggtgtagtggtggcgcctgtagtcccagctactcgagtggctgaggcaggagaattgcttgaacccaggaggtggaggttgcagtgagccgagatcatgccactgcactccagcctgggcgacacagcaagactccatctcaaaaaaaagaagacctgAGCCATTTGAGAGTTCATGCCCCTTTGAAGGCTGGGAATCTGAACACTAGTTCTGCCCTCAAGAGCCAGGATATGGCCTGGGCATCATCTCCAGCTTGGTTCCAGCTTATTCCCCACCATTGGCCCACTGTCCAGGCTTCTGCATGTTTCTGGGCCACCAGTGGTCCCTACACGCCAACCAGAGGATTCCAAGAGTATCTCACCTGGAAGATCCTAAGGAATCACCCAGTCTAGTGGAGATGGTCTCTAGagtgtttgaaaatgttttggagtCTTTTTCATTGTCATAGTGATTAGAGATGTTCTGGCATTGGGTGCCCCAGGCCGGGCATGCTAGATCCCACAACGGACAAGGCAGTTTGCATAGTGAAGCATTGCACCCCTATTCTCCTTGGAGAAACACCACTTCTAGTCCAAAATACTTCTTGTACAGTTGTAGAAACTAACAGCCAGGAAGGATAAGGGACTGGCCCAAGATTACCCAGCAACTTTGTCTCATAGGTATTCTAATAATGAGGATCCAAGAGTTCTGTTTCTTGGTGATTTCAATGGTATCTAGCCTCAAAATCCACTAGCAGTCACCAAGTTTGGGGCATGATGGGAGAGATGAAGACTAATGTGAGTCATTGGGAAGACTTTGTGGAGGTGTCATTTGAGCTAAGCTTTGAAGGATGACTTGTGGACCTGTCACTCCCGAAAGTGGGAGAGGGCACAACAGACAAAATGGTCAATACTGGGGAAAGGACTAGAGCCTAGGAGTGAAGGTGGCTGAGAAATGAGCACAGGCTTTGGAAAGGAGAGCAGTGGAAGATGGAGGATGAAAGAAAGGTGACCTGAGGCTAGATCACAGAGGACTTTGCGTGTCAAATTGAGTATTGgggttggttccaggacccctgcgGATACCAAAATCTTGGAATGCTGAAGTTccttatatataataatgtagtatttgcatgtaacctatgcacatccttctatacactttaaatcatctctagattacttataatacctaatacagtaAATGCCATATCAGTAGTTATTAtgctgtattgttttttatttgtattattcttattttgcattgttattttttgttgttttttcctcaaatattattgatttgcagttggttgaatctacagatatgaaacccacagatacagagggccagCTGTATTTGGAGGCCAAGTTATCAGGTGCATACAAATGTAGAATTATTACATCTTCATGGAAAATTGAACTTTATATCATTGTGAAATGTCTCTATATCTAGCAATGCTCTTTGCTTTAAAATCTATTTAGTCTGATTTTAACATAGCTGCactagctttttgtttttgttagtgttacatgttttatctttaacttttattttatctctATATTTCAGGTACATCTATGTACAGGGTGTAGCTGAATTtggattcctttttctttttacgagacagggtcttactctgttgcccaggctgaagtgcagtggcacgatcacggctcactacatgCTCACTGCTCACAACAGGCATGCATCagcatgcccagataatttttgtattttttgtagagatgggttttctctatgttgcccaggctggtctctagctcctgggctcaagagatcctctcaccttagcctcccaaagtgctgagattataggcatgagccactgtgccagattTGGGTTCTTATCCAAAATAAGTCTGAAAATCCTTGCcttttaatgggaaaaaatagTCATTCTATATACAATGAAATTACTGCTTATTTGGACTTAAACCAATACTAAGTGCTATGTGTGCTACTTACTTatgctcctttttctctttctttgccttctgttggaattattttatttaattatcccccttttaaaatgtggaagttattcactttttaataattttttagtagCCACCCAGAGATTACAGCATGCCTTTTTAACAAATCCTAATGTTAATCGATTCTTTTACTCTCCCCAAAATAAATGCAAGAACCTTAAAAACCTTAACTCTTCCCAaacaccattattattattatttatatgtagCATATATTTGCTATTTTCCACATGTATACCATTTTCATTGctctttattctttcttgtaTTTCTATTCTTccatttagaattattttcttctgccaAAAAAATGTCCTATTAATGCAGGTCTGCTGGTaattgtcagttttatttttctaaaaatatatttctttcaccTTCCTTCTTGAATACTTTTTTCTGGGCATTAAATTGTAGGCTGCCCATTTTATTTTAGCCct includes these proteins:
- the LINC03040 gene encoding uncharacterized protein LINC03040, whose protein sequence is MMPLAEAGALAQGGGPSATEWACILRRKTPRHKQPILLMVRASRRSGETSAVLKAGRQSVSGRKNSTSKDLVTLGASSSREERGHPLHPRHGKAVHLRTRGRTRGWVQTRAWMSRRTRGRAERAAAAGGDAGHAPFPPPPAAYGARAPRSPGQVTPRGLRLRLPRRESLLRGLCRPLRPLLGFRESDSAKPASLRLLQLTPRARRNYRIAGARLMRSNYPPPLSSAALRGAGPTRRN